A DNA window from Parabacteroides johnsonii DSM 18315 contains the following coding sequences:
- the trmB gene encoding tRNA (guanosine(46)-N7)-methyltransferase TrmB, with protein sequence MGKNKLAKFDDMAGYPHVFQYPFATLQEKGFELKGHWHERFFKNDNPIVLELGCGKGEYTVGLGKLFPNKNFIGVDIKGARMWTGAKESLEAGMTNVAFLRTSIELIAHFFAAGEVAEIWLTFPDPQMKKVNKRLTSTRFMKMYREILAGDGIVHLKTDSNFMYTYTSEMVKANRYPVLFSNDDLYHSGLTDDILSIKTYYEQQWLDRGLTIKYIKFVCEEREELVEPEVEIEYDPYRSFNRSKRSALASGK encoded by the coding sequence ATGGGAAAGAATAAATTAGCAAAGTTTGACGACATGGCGGGTTATCCCCATGTGTTCCAATATCCGTTTGCGACGCTTCAGGAGAAAGGATTCGAGCTGAAGGGGCACTGGCACGAACGTTTTTTTAAGAACGACAATCCGATCGTGCTTGAATTAGGTTGCGGAAAAGGAGAATATACGGTAGGTTTGGGAAAACTGTTTCCCAACAAGAACTTTATAGGGGTCGATATCAAGGGAGCCCGTATGTGGACAGGGGCGAAAGAATCGCTTGAGGCAGGCATGACGAACGTTGCGTTCCTCCGGACCAGTATCGAACTGATCGCCCATTTCTTCGCTGCCGGAGAGGTGGCTGAGATCTGGCTCACCTTCCCCGATCCGCAGATGAAGAAGGTGAACAAACGCCTTACCTCGACCCGCTTCATGAAGATGTACCGCGAGATATTGGCAGGAGACGGCATCGTACATTTGAAAACAGACAGTAACTTTATGTACACTTACACCTCAGAGATGGTAAAAGCCAACCGCTATCCCGTATTGTTCAGCAACGACGACTTGTATCATTCAGGTTTGACAGATGACATCCTTTCTATCAAGACCTATTATGAACAGCAGTGGTTGGACCGCGGACTGACCATCAAATACATCAAGTTTGTTTGTGAAGAACGGGAAGAACTGGTCGAACCGGAGGTGGAAATCGAATACGACCCGTATCGCAGTTTCAACCGCAGCAAACGGAGCGCGTTGGCCTCAGGAAAATAA
- a CDS encoding adenosine kinase — protein sequence MNTIGLGNALVDVLLRLENDDVLAEVGIQKGAMDMINQEQMIKIRKSQEGLERSQAPGGSVCNTMRAMAILGANAGFIGKIGSDCVGEYYEEALRKANVSPYFVKTDGISGSCTVLISPDGERTMGTFLGPAPTITPDEITEEMLSSYQCIYIEGYLLVNEELVRTTMQKAKKLGLKVALDLSNFNIVNAFRGLLDDIIPQYVDILFSNESEAEAFTGLKAHEAVKALSEQVEISLVTLGKEGALVGSKGQVVAVPAEGGKPVDTTGAGDHFAAGFLYGQSVGATLEQSARIGSLLAGYIIDVIGAQIPDDKWEQIKLKVNGILA from the coding sequence ATGAATACGATTGGATTAGGAAACGCTTTGGTAGACGTTCTGCTGAGGCTTGAGAACGACGATGTACTGGCGGAAGTAGGCATACAGAAAGGCGCAATGGATATGATTAACCAAGAACAGATGATTAAAATCCGAAAGTCGCAAGAAGGCCTTGAGCGCAGTCAGGCACCGGGAGGTTCGGTATGCAATACCATGCGTGCGATGGCTATTTTAGGAGCAAACGCTGGATTTATAGGTAAGATCGGTTCCGATTGCGTAGGCGAATATTATGAAGAGGCCTTGAGAAAGGCGAATGTCTCTCCCTATTTTGTCAAGACAGACGGTATTTCCGGCAGCTGTACGGTTTTGATTTCACCGGATGGCGAGCGTACGATGGGTACCTTCCTTGGGCCGGCCCCGACGATTACACCGGATGAAATTACGGAAGAGATGCTTTCCTCCTACCAATGTATTTATATCGAAGGCTACCTGTTGGTGAACGAAGAATTGGTACGCACCACTATGCAGAAAGCGAAGAAGTTGGGATTGAAGGTGGCTCTCGATCTTTCTAATTTCAATATCGTGAATGCTTTCCGAGGCCTGTTGGACGATATTATCCCTCAATATGTCGATATTCTTTTCTCTAATGAAAGCGAAGCGGAAGCCTTTACCGGGTTGAAAGCACACGAAGCGGTGAAAGCTCTTTCGGAGCAGGTGGAGATTTCTTTGGTCACTTTAGGAAAAGAGGGTGCCCTGGTGGGAAGCAAAGGGCAGGTTGTCGCAGTCCCGGCAGAAGGAGGTAAACCGGTCGACACGACGGGGGCTGGCGATCACTTTGCTGCCGGATTCCTTTACGGGCAGTCGGTCGGTGCAACATTGGAGCAGTCGGCCCGTATCGGCTCGCTTTTGGCCGGTTACATCATTGATGTGATCGGAGCGCAGATACCGGATGATAAATGGGAACAAATAAAGTTAAAAGTAAATGGTATATTGGCCTGA
- a CDS encoding S41 family peptidase yields the protein MYKQRKKIIALFSWLLLLGSVVPGQAQKDNRFEVSKNLDIFNALVKEVEMFYVDSVDVEKTVRRGIDAMLGGLDPYTEYYPEQEMDKLKFMTTGEYGGIGSYIRERKEGGVYIIEPFEGMPAALAGLKAGDRILAIDTVDVTDKPSDEVSALLKGVPNTKMVLKIQSPYDKKPREVELVRKQIMENQVTYYGVRGDGVGYIYLKGFTDKSAQEVKNAFEDLKKNYHIKSLILDLRNNGGGLLESATQIVGMFVPKGKEVVSTKGKISQWDRTYRTPGEPLDTVIPMAVLINGASASAAEIVSGSLQDMDRAVLVGQRSFGKGLVQSPRELPYNGSVKVTMSKYYIPSGRCIQQMDYSHRKADGSVGAIPDSLTSVFYTSKGRPVRDGGGITPDFKIEEPETPTMMFYLMTDFILTDFVADWSQKHKKIASPEEFEVTDEDFEAFKQYAKEKNFTYDRQSEKLLKNLKEVAKFEGYMDNDSTLFNSLEAKLTPDLERDFDRNKDQIKKLLTSEIMKRYYFQKGELINSLKDDDVLDKALEVLGDPALYQRTLEAPEKAEKTATL from the coding sequence ATGTATAAACAGCGAAAGAAAATAATAGCTCTTTTTAGTTGGCTGCTCCTGCTGGGAAGTGTGGTCCCCGGACAGGCACAGAAAGACAACCGTTTTGAGGTCAGTAAAAACCTGGATATCTTTAATGCTCTGGTAAAAGAGGTGGAAATGTTTTATGTGGATTCGGTCGACGTCGAGAAAACGGTGAGACGAGGGATCGATGCCATGTTAGGGGGCTTGGACCCTTATACCGAATACTATCCGGAGCAGGAAATGGATAAACTGAAATTCATGACGACCGGCGAATATGGCGGTATCGGTTCTTATATCCGTGAACGGAAAGAGGGCGGTGTCTATATTATCGAACCGTTCGAAGGGATGCCGGCGGCTTTGGCCGGTCTGAAAGCAGGCGACCGTATTTTGGCGATCGACACGGTGGATGTGACCGACAAGCCCTCGGATGAGGTTAGTGCCTTGTTGAAAGGTGTTCCCAATACGAAAATGGTATTGAAGATACAGAGTCCGTATGACAAGAAACCACGTGAAGTGGAACTGGTGCGTAAGCAGATCATGGAAAACCAGGTTACTTACTATGGCGTCCGTGGTGATGGCGTAGGTTATATCTATTTGAAGGGTTTTACGGATAAGAGTGCGCAGGAAGTGAAAAATGCGTTCGAGGATCTGAAAAAGAACTATCATATCAAATCATTGATTCTGGACTTGCGTAACAATGGCGGCGGTTTGCTGGAAAGCGCTACGCAGATTGTCGGCATGTTCGTCCCGAAGGGAAAAGAGGTGGTTTCGACAAAAGGGAAGATCAGCCAGTGGGACCGTACCTATCGTACGCCGGGTGAACCACTCGATACGGTGATCCCGATGGCTGTCCTTATTAACGGAGCCTCTGCTTCTGCTGCCGAGATCGTTTCGGGTTCTTTACAGGATATGGACCGTGCCGTGTTGGTCGGACAGCGTTCTTTCGGAAAGGGACTCGTGCAGTCTCCTCGTGAACTTCCTTATAACGGAAGTGTGAAAGTGACGATGAGCAAGTATTACATCCCCAGCGGACGTTGTATCCAGCAGATGGACTATTCGCACCGGAAAGCTGATGGGAGTGTCGGGGCTATTCCGGATAGCCTGACATCTGTCTTTTATACATCCAAAGGGCGTCCCGTACGGGATGGAGGCGGTATTACCCCTGACTTCAAAATAGAAGAACCGGAAACGCCGACCATGATGTTCTATTTGATGACGGATTTTATTCTGACGGATTTTGTTGCCGATTGGTCCCAGAAACATAAGAAAATAGCTTCGCCTGAAGAGTTCGAGGTGACGGATGAAGACTTTGAAGCTTTCAAGCAATATGCCAAAGAAAAGAACTTCACCTATGACCGGCAGAGTGAAAAGCTGTTGAAGAACCTGAAGGAGGTGGCTAAGTTCGAGGGGTATATGGACAATGACTCTACCCTCTTCAACTCTTTGGAAGCCAAACTGACTCCGGACTTGGAACGGGATTTCGACCGCAACAAGGATCAGATCAAGAAATTGTTGACTTCCGAGATTATGAAACGTTATTATTTCCAGAAAGGTGAGTTGATAAACAGCTTGAAGGATGATGATGTTTTGGATAAGGCGCTGGAAGTGTTGGGTGATCCTGCATTATACCAGAGGACATTGGAAGCGCCGGAAAAGGCAGAGAAAACGGCTACATTATAA
- a CDS encoding zinc metalloprotease has protein sequence MKSALKLLVTFGVGCLIGIVLVCAGIVSFTDMTWNELVQKLAKIEALEMVGIFAGSIVCTLVAFVLQIVLHEGGHLLFGLLSGYRFVSFRIFNWTLIRQEGKFRLKRFGIAGTGGQCLMFPPDKPLEEIPVALYHWGGVIVNMSMALLAFVVWYVVEDPSPLLAQFLVMMCFAGVSLGLLNGIPFKRGITNDAANVRLMRKYPKSKKAMMVQLRVNAYIQEGIRIKDMPEEWLAWKGDIDYGEPMQLNVRLLQVGRLMDLGQMEEAYVALEEIARHRGEMIGLLAKEVVCELIYLDLVTGHNQWADTLYTKEIELYVRQYSALMSSKQRFLCAWALYKEQDREKALAIYENVVQKQTQYLLQGEVKMDIAMMEAMFHLV, from the coding sequence ATGAAGAGTGCTTTGAAGTTGCTTGTGACTTTTGGTGTCGGATGTTTGATCGGCATTGTTTTGGTGTGTGCCGGTATCGTGTCGTTTACGGATATGACATGGAATGAACTGGTGCAGAAGCTGGCCAAGATAGAGGCACTTGAGATGGTGGGGATATTTGCCGGGAGTATCGTTTGTACGTTGGTCGCCTTTGTCTTGCAAATTGTTTTGCATGAAGGAGGCCACTTGCTTTTCGGGCTGCTCTCCGGCTATCGTTTCGTCTCTTTCCGTATTTTCAATTGGACGCTGATCCGTCAAGAAGGGAAATTCCGTTTGAAGCGTTTCGGCATCGCGGGGACAGGCGGGCAATGTCTGATGTTCCCGCCTGACAAGCCTTTGGAAGAGATTCCTGTTGCGCTTTATCATTGGGGAGGTGTTATTGTTAATATGTCGATGGCACTTTTGGCTTTTGTGGTTTGGTATGTGGTAGAAGATCCTTCTCCTCTGCTGGCGCAATTCCTGGTCATGATGTGTTTTGCCGGCGTGTCGTTGGGATTGCTCAATGGCATCCCGTTCAAGCGGGGGATTACCAATGATGCAGCCAATGTACGTTTGATGAGGAAGTACCCGAAGAGTAAAAAGGCGATGATGGTCCAGTTGCGCGTCAATGCCTATATACAAGAAGGTATCCGGATAAAGGATATGCCGGAAGAGTGGTTGGCTTGGAAGGGTGATATTGATTACGGGGAACCGATGCAACTGAATGTCCGTTTGCTACAAGTAGGACGCTTGATGGATTTGGGGCAAATGGAAGAGGCCTATGTCGCATTGGAAGAGATAGCAAGACACAGGGGGGAGATGATCGGGCTTTTGGCGAAAGAGGTAGTTTGCGAACTTATCTATTTGGATCTGGTGACCGGCCATAACCAGTGGGCAGATACGTTATACACGAAAGAAATAGAACTTTACGTCCGACAATACAGTGCTTTGATGTCCTCAAAACAGCGTTTTCTCTGTGCTTGGGCACTTTATAAGGAGCAAGATCGGGAGAAAGCATTGGCAATCTATGAAAATGTAGTCCAAAAACAAACTCAATATCTGTTGCAGGGGGAAGTGAAGATGGATATCGCCATGATGGAGGCGATGTTCCACCTTGTTTAA
- a CDS encoding metallophosphoesterase, producing MKVFIQSIVAQILLNPYIFWRGYQAIPPQKSWRIPYVLFFILELSLFFFGFTFRNVLPDSVMIAIQYICNTWYIASIYITLSLLVPEVLRLSNRFFHWFPGWMTGHWKQTKLTLFFLIIAIVTGLMFHAYHVVAYPIVKDVYVTLPKGSSERDSMTIVMMSDLHIGEMIGKELVQRYVKMSNEQHPDMVVLVGDIMDYESRFAEKAHIEEDLKQLKAPLGVYVVYGNHEYRANRIAKYRWLKKTGATLLIDSVTRPDSSFYLIGRDDHINKKRKPLHALMAGIDTTKPIIVLDHQPWSFAEMTMNGVDLGLHGHTHNGQLWPYPLVMKLIYECPYGYHQKGPTQFYVSSGIGIAGPPYRVGTVSEMVVLHIRFAD from the coding sequence ATGAAAGTTTTCATTCAATCGATAGTAGCACAGATATTGCTGAATCCTTATATCTTCTGGCGAGGGTATCAGGCAATTCCTCCCCAAAAAAGTTGGAGGATTCCCTATGTCTTGTTTTTTATCCTTGAATTATCTCTCTTCTTCTTCGGCTTTACATTCCGCAATGTCCTGCCGGACTCCGTCATGATTGCCATCCAATATATTTGCAACACTTGGTATATCGCATCTATTTATATCACACTTTCCCTATTGGTCCCGGAAGTGCTCCGGCTCAGCAACCGCTTCTTCCATTGGTTCCCCGGATGGATGACGGGACATTGGAAACAAACGAAACTGACACTGTTCTTCTTGATCATAGCAATCGTTACGGGCCTGATGTTCCATGCTTACCATGTTGTCGCCTATCCGATTGTCAAAGATGTATATGTCACCCTTCCCAAAGGAAGCAGCGAGCGTGACAGCATGACGATCGTCATGATGAGCGATCTTCATATCGGAGAAATGATCGGTAAGGAACTGGTACAGCGATACGTGAAAATGAGCAACGAACAACATCCCGACATGGTTGTCCTGGTAGGCGATATCATGGATTATGAATCACGCTTTGCCGAAAAAGCCCATATCGAAGAGGATTTGAAACAACTGAAAGCCCCGTTAGGCGTATATGTGGTATATGGCAACCATGAGTATCGTGCCAACCGCATAGCCAAATACCGCTGGCTGAAGAAAACAGGGGCGACACTCCTGATCGATTCTGTTACACGTCCGGACTCTTCATTCTACCTGATCGGACGGGACGACCATATCAACAAGAAAAGAAAGCCGTTACATGCACTTATGGCAGGTATAGACACGACTAAACCGATCATCGTATTGGATCATCAACCTTGGTCGTTCGCCGAAATGACAATGAACGGTGTGGACCTCGGACTCCACGGGCATACCCATAACGGACAGTTATGGCCCTACCCCCTCGTAATGAAACTGATTTACGAATGTCCATACGGCTACCATCAGAAAGGGCCGACCCAGTTCTATGTATCTTCCGGCATCGGGATAGCCGGACCTCCCTACCGGGTCGGGACTGTTTCGGAAATGGTCGTATTGCACATCCGGTTTGCCGATTAA
- a CDS encoding metallophosphoesterase has protein sequence MPTFFVVLISIYFAGNIYIFKRGAQALVAQPFGVKVLLAVLFWSGALSFIGSFLARNTQLPVVLAHTAHEIGTGWLVFTLYMVLCLIVFDLFRLFNFPCKYGFYISLFLTLSLLSYGYYNYQHPKTEVFNIVINKQTVHNEQPLKVVSVSDIHLGYGTDKEELKQYVEMINAQKPDLILIGGDLIDNSVVPLYAEKMMEELTELKAPLGIYMVPGNHEYISGIRKSMQFIKETPIHLLRDEVVTLPGGIQIIGRDDRSNKSRLSLQELVKNIDPAKPVILLDHQPYNLSDTENAGIDLQFSGHTHRGQVWPISLITDHLFDQSYGYRKWGNSHIYVSSGLSLWGPPFRIGTDSELVVFNITCK, from the coding sequence ATGCCGACATTTTTTGTTGTCCTCATCAGTATTTATTTTGCGGGAAACATCTATATATTCAAGAGAGGGGCACAGGCTTTGGTTGCTCAGCCTTTCGGTGTTAAAGTTTTATTAGCCGTACTGTTTTGGAGCGGTGCTTTGTCGTTTATCGGTAGTTTTTTAGCTCGAAACACCCAATTGCCGGTTGTGCTGGCTCATACGGCTCATGAAATAGGAACCGGCTGGTTGGTCTTCACGCTTTATATGGTATTATGCTTGATCGTATTCGATTTGTTCCGACTTTTCAACTTCCCATGCAAATATGGGTTCTATATTTCCTTATTCCTGACACTTAGTCTATTAAGCTACGGTTACTATAATTATCAACATCCGAAAACAGAAGTTTTCAACATAGTTATCAACAAGCAGACGGTTCATAATGAACAGCCGTTGAAAGTCGTTTCCGTCAGCGATATCCATTTAGGGTACGGGACAGACAAGGAAGAACTTAAACAATATGTCGAGATGATCAACGCACAGAAACCGGATCTGATCCTGATAGGCGGCGACCTGATCGACAACAGCGTAGTCCCTCTTTACGCAGAAAAGATGATGGAGGAACTGACTGAATTGAAAGCCCCTTTAGGAATCTATATGGTTCCGGGAAATCACGAATACATCAGTGGCATACGGAAGAGCATGCAATTCATAAAAGAAACACCGATCCACCTGTTGAGGGACGAAGTCGTGACGTTGCCAGGCGGCATACAAATAATCGGACGGGATGACCGCAGCAATAAATCCCGATTATCCCTGCAAGAACTGGTGAAAAACATTGATCCGGCAAAACCTGTTATCCTTTTGGATCATCAACCGTACAACTTGTCGGATACGGAAAATGCGGGTATCGACCTTCAGTTCAGCGGACATACACACCGCGGCCAGGTATGGCCGATCAGCCTCATTACCGACCATCTATTCGATCAAAGTTACGGCTACCGCAAGTGGGGAAACAGCCACATATACGTTTCCTCCGGCCTGTCGCTCTGGGGGCCGCCTTTCAGGATCGGAACCGACAGCGAACTTGTCGTATTCAACATTACCTGTAAATAG
- a CDS encoding sulfatase family protein — translation MNLLSKILLLSLSSTVVIAKSNDRKTTNTRRPNILFVINDDQSHIHTSFAGSHFVNTPGFDKVATNGIYFTNCYAGSPGSAPSRSSLVTGRHHWQNEQAGQHASSWIKKYIPFVDLLKANGYYTGYTGKGVDPFQYARNEADSLWRTQNAAGKAYNKHKYEKDTPHDSRTANGISRINYSENFRDFMQQRKDHQPFYFWYGSSEPHRAYEKGSWKRNGKKLDQVDIPGFIPDSEEIRGDMLDYAVEIEWADSHLCQMINHLDSIGELNNTIIIVTADNGMPFPRAKANCFEYGIHIPMAISYPNGFPAGRRVDDLISFIDLAPTILELAGIKPEGMQPLSGKSIVNILKSEKSGLIDKSKKYVFAGRERHSSSRWNNLGYPQRAIRGTEYLLIWNIKPERWPAGAPQAMNKKTGEIYPMYGLDQKGVHHPEWAFTDVDAAPSKSYLIENYNNPEIHPFFKLAYTKRPEFELYNVNSDPYCLNNLSGKPEYKEIEHEMKTELMKELKKSADPRVTGPEKEIFDTYVRYSPTRDFPKPDWQE, via the coding sequence ATGAACCTCCTATCCAAAATATTATTACTTTCACTAAGCTCCACCGTCGTCATTGCCAAAAGTAATGATAGAAAAACGACAAACACAAGACGCCCAAACATTCTATTCGTTATAAACGATGATCAATCGCATATACACACAAGTTTTGCGGGATCACATTTCGTCAATACACCCGGTTTCGATAAAGTTGCGACTAATGGAATCTATTTCACAAATTGTTATGCAGGTTCTCCCGGCAGTGCTCCCTCCAGAAGTTCTTTAGTAACAGGACGCCATCATTGGCAAAATGAACAAGCTGGACAACATGCTTCGTCATGGATAAAAAAATACATACCATTTGTCGATCTCCTAAAAGCCAACGGATACTATACAGGATATACAGGCAAAGGAGTCGATCCTTTTCAATATGCCCGAAATGAAGCAGACTCGTTATGGAGAACCCAGAATGCAGCGGGTAAAGCTTATAACAAACATAAATACGAAAAGGATACTCCCCATGACTCAAGAACGGCTAACGGTATCAGCCGGATCAATTATTCCGAAAATTTTCGGGATTTCATGCAACAACGGAAAGACCACCAACCTTTCTATTTCTGGTATGGTTCTTCAGAGCCCCACCGGGCATATGAAAAAGGTTCTTGGAAGCGTAATGGGAAAAAGTTAGATCAGGTAGACATTCCCGGATTCATCCCAGACTCAGAAGAGATCCGGGGTGATATGCTTGATTATGCCGTAGAAATCGAATGGGCCGACAGCCATTTATGCCAGATGATAAATCATTTGGACTCTATCGGGGAACTCAACAACACAATCATCATTGTAACGGCAGACAACGGTATGCCATTTCCAAGAGCCAAAGCCAACTGCTTTGAATATGGTATACATATACCAATGGCTATCAGCTATCCCAATGGATTTCCTGCGGGACGCCGGGTAGACGACCTTATAAGTTTTATCGATTTGGCACCTACGATCCTGGAATTGGCCGGAATAAAGCCTGAAGGTATGCAACCTCTCTCGGGAAAAAGTATTGTAAATATTCTAAAATCGGAAAAAAGTGGACTCATAGACAAGAGCAAGAAATACGTTTTCGCTGGACGCGAAAGACATTCATCTTCCAGATGGAACAACCTTGGTTATCCTCAGCGGGCAATCCGTGGAACAGAATATCTGTTAATATGGAATATCAAACCGGAACGATGGCCAGCCGGCGCCCCGCAAGCCATGAATAAAAAAACAGGAGAAATCTATCCGATGTATGGTTTAGACCAGAAAGGAGTACATCATCCTGAATGGGCATTTACAGATGTGGATGCAGCGCCATCCAAATCCTATTTAATAGAAAACTACAACAATCCGGAAATACATCCTTTTTTCAAGTTGGCCTATACCAAAAGGCCAGAGTTCGAACTCTACAATGTAAACTCTGATCCCTATTGCCTGAATAATCTGTCAGGCAAACCAGAATATAAAGAAATAGAACATGAAATGAAAACAGAACTCATGAAAGAACTAAAAAAGTCTGCTGATCCAAGAGTCACAGGTCCAGAGAAAGAAATTTTTGATACTTACGTCCGCTACAGTCCAACCAGAGATTTTCCCAAACCCGATTGGCAGGAATAA